A part of Actinomycetota bacterium genomic DNA contains:
- the hisH gene encoding imidazole glycerol phosphate synthase subunit HisH, with amino-acid sequence MIAIVDYGMGNLRSVEKAFVFLGHQVSVTGDPREVAAAEGVVLPGVGAFGDAARELERRGLTGVLREVLENNRPFLGICLGYQLLFEESEESPGARGLGFLPGRVVRFGQGLKVPHMGWNDVDPVRPHPLLQGIERGTFFYFVHSYYVVPEREEDVLTRTEYGVTFASGAAVGKVAAFQFHPEKSSSAGLRILDNFARLCQEGWLSGEDPEGW; translated from the coding sequence ATGATCGCCATAGTGGACTACGGGATGGGAAACCTGCGCAGCGTGGAGAAGGCCTTCGTCTTCCTGGGGCACCAGGTATCGGTGACCGGCGATCCCCGGGAGGTGGCCGCCGCCGAAGGCGTGGTTCTGCCCGGGGTGGGAGCCTTTGGAGACGCCGCGCGGGAGCTGGAAAGGAGAGGCCTGACCGGGGTCCTGAGGGAGGTCCTGGAAAACAACCGCCCTTTCCTGGGTATATGCCTCGGGTACCAGCTGTTGTTCGAGGAGAGCGAGGAAAGCCCGGGCGCGAGGGGGCTGGGATTTTTGCCCGGCCGGGTGGTACGCTTCGGGCAGGGTCTGAAAGTGCCCCACATGGGATGGAATGACGTAGACCCTGTTCGGCCTCACCCCCTTCTGCAGGGCATCGAGAGAGGCACCTTCTTCTATTTCGTTCATTCCTATTACGTGGTTCCTGAGAGGGAGGAGGACGTGCTCACCCGCACCGAATACGGTGTCACCTTCGCCTCCGGAGCGGCGGTGGGGAAGGTAGCCGCCTTCCAGTTCCACCCGGAAAAGAGCTCCTCGGCAGGACTGCGCATCCTGGACAACTTCGCCCGGCTCTGCCAGGAAGGATGGCTGTCGGGCGAAGACCCTGAGGGGTGGTGA
- the hisF gene encoding imidazole glycerol phosphate synthase subunit HisF → MHTKRIIPCLDVDKGRVVKGINFVRLRDAGDPVELGEVYDREGADELVFLDITASHEGRELVFDMAARVAEKVFIPFTVGGGIRNLEDIRRMLATGADKVSLNTAAVENPSLVEAAAGRFGSQCVVVAIDAKRRDGSSWEVYVHGGRTPTGLDVLEWAQRVETLGAGEILLTSMDRDGTRLGYDLELTRAVSEAVRIPVIASGGAGNLEHLAEVILEGGADAVLAASIFHYGEYSIRQAKEYLRDRGIPVRL, encoded by the coding sequence ATGCACACCAAGCGCATCATACCCTGCCTGGACGTGGACAAAGGAAGGGTGGTCAAGGGGATAAACTTCGTCCGTCTCCGGGACGCCGGGGACCCGGTGGAGCTGGGGGAGGTCTACGACCGGGAGGGGGCGGACGAGCTGGTCTTCCTGGACATCACCGCCTCCCACGAGGGCCGGGAGCTGGTCTTCGACATGGCCGCCCGGGTGGCGGAAAAGGTCTTCATCCCCTTCACCGTTGGAGGGGGAATAAGGAACCTCGAGGACATAAGGCGCATGCTGGCCACGGGAGCGGACAAGGTGTCCCTCAATACCGCGGCGGTGGAAAACCCCTCCCTGGTGGAGGCCGCCGCCGGGAGGTTCGGTTCCCAGTGCGTGGTGGTGGCCATCGACGCCAAGAGAAGAGATGGGAGTTCCTGGGAGGTGTACGTGCACGGCGGAAGGACCCCCACCGGCCTGGATGTCCTGGAATGGGCGCAACGCGTCGAAACCCTGGGTGCGGGGGAGATCCTGCTCACCAGCATGGACCGGGACGGGACCAGGCTGGGTTACGACCTGGAGCTCACCCGCGCGGTGTCTGAGGCAGTGCGGATACCGGTCATCGCCTCCGGCGGAGCGGGAAACCTGGAGCACCTCGCGGAGGTCATCCTGGAAGGGGGGGCGGACGCCGTGCTGGCCGCCTCCATATTCCATTACGGGGAATACAGCATCCGCCAGGCTAAGGAATACCTTCGCGACCGGGGGATTCCCGTCCGCCTGTGA
- a CDS encoding ABC transporter ATP-binding protein translates to MEDILVVEGLTKTFGGLAALKEVSFRVRSNLIKAIIGPNGAGKTTLYDLLTGLYPPDGGRVAFQGKEILGLPPHRIAALGVARTFQTVRIFPEMTVRENVMVGLHHRTRAGMFASALRLPRARREETWMWEESLAYLDMVGLEMQADNLAGSLPFGQQRLLEVARALATSPRLILLDEPAAGLNDYETRELGEIIRRIRDEGVTVLLVEHDMGLVMSISEEVLVLDHGEVISEGTPGEVRNDPRVIEAYLGAEIGGGGSI, encoded by the coding sequence ATGGAAGACATATTGGTAGTGGAGGGTCTTACCAAGACCTTCGGCGGGCTGGCCGCGCTCAAGGAGGTCTCCTTCCGGGTGCGCTCCAACCTTATCAAGGCCATCATCGGCCCCAATGGAGCGGGAAAGACCACTTTATACGACCTTTTGACCGGGCTGTACCCTCCGGATGGAGGGAGGGTGGCCTTCCAGGGGAAGGAAATACTGGGACTGCCGCCGCACCGCATAGCCGCCCTGGGTGTCGCCAGGACCTTCCAGACGGTGCGCATCTTTCCGGAGATGACGGTGAGGGAGAACGTCATGGTGGGTCTGCACCACCGCACCCGGGCGGGCATGTTCGCCTCCGCCCTCCGTCTTCCCCGGGCCCGCCGCGAGGAGACCTGGATGTGGGAAGAGTCCCTCGCCTACCTGGACATGGTGGGATTGGAGATGCAGGCAGATAATCTGGCGGGTTCCCTTCCCTTCGGGCAGCAGCGCCTGCTGGAGGTGGCCAGGGCCCTGGCCACCTCGCCACGGCTTATACTCCTGGACGAGCCGGCGGCGGGCCTTAACGACTACGAGACACGGGAGCTGGGGGAGATCATCAGGCGCATCCGGGATGAGGGCGTGACCGTTCTCCTTGTGGAACACGATATGGGATTGGTAATGAGTATATCCGAGGAGGTCCTGGTCCTGGACCACGGGGAGGTGATCTCCGAGGGCACTCCCGGAGAGGTGCGCAACGACCCCCGGGTGATCGAAGCTTACCTGGGAGCGGAGATAGGCGGGGGAGGAAGCATTTAA
- a CDS encoding branched-chain amino acid ABC transporter permease, protein MRDTPEDGKVLRYGKGGGPLSSAVRGALSLVRSYPVFLGLGVFLGLLPLWADYLSRPLGIPIVMVMRLVGIYTIAAVGLNLLMGYAGQVSLGHGAFFGIGAYTSALLCVKAHFPPWLGIPAAVVVAALVGLAVAPVLRLRGHYLAMATLGLGMVFFVFMREMTWLTGGNDGLRNIPPLSLPGLAVGEGRNYLRKEYHFIWVIALLVLLFCFNLVRSRSGRAMRALHQSEVAAEVMGVDVSWEKIKVFVLSAALAGLAGGIFAHIQGYIDPNLFTIVLSIQLVTMVVVGGMESIWGAVAGAVVITFIPKVVEALPKWLGEVPRWVEKYSNYEGIIYGLILVLTMVFMPSGITKGLSDMISYRRSPFVNPFRRRALD, encoded by the coding sequence ATGAGGGACACACCGGAGGACGGTAAGGTCCTGAGGTATGGAAAAGGAGGCGGTCCGCTTTCCTCGGCCGTCAGGGGTGCACTGTCCCTCGTCCGCTCCTACCCCGTTTTTCTGGGGTTGGGAGTCTTCCTGGGCCTGCTTCCCCTGTGGGCGGATTACCTCTCCAGGCCGCTGGGTATCCCCATCGTCATGGTCATGCGCCTGGTAGGCATCTACACCATCGCCGCCGTGGGGCTTAACCTGCTCATGGGCTACGCCGGACAGGTGTCCCTAGGTCACGGGGCCTTCTTCGGTATCGGGGCCTATACCTCGGCTCTCCTGTGTGTTAAGGCCCACTTCCCTCCCTGGTTGGGGATCCCCGCCGCCGTGGTGGTGGCGGCTCTCGTCGGTCTCGCGGTCGCCCCGGTGTTGAGGCTCCGGGGACATTACCTGGCCATGGCCACCCTGGGGCTGGGCATGGTGTTCTTCGTCTTCATGCGCGAGATGACCTGGCTCACGGGAGGGAACGACGGCCTGCGCAACATACCACCCCTCTCCCTGCCGGGGCTGGCCGTCGGGGAGGGCAGGAACTACCTCCGCAAGGAGTACCACTTCATCTGGGTAATCGCCCTGTTGGTGCTGCTGTTCTGCTTCAACCTGGTGCGCTCCCGCTCCGGGAGGGCCATGCGCGCCCTGCACCAGTCGGAGGTGGCCGCGGAGGTCATGGGCGTGGACGTTTCCTGGGAGAAGATAAAGGTCTTCGTCCTCTCCGCGGCCTTGGCCGGACTGGCGGGGGGGATATTCGCCCATATCCAGGGATACATAGATCCCAACCTCTTCACCATCGTCCTCTCCATCCAGCTGGTGACCATGGTGGTGGTGGGGGGCATGGAGAGCATCTGGGGGGCGGTGGCCGGGGCGGTAGTCATCACCTTCATCCCCAAGGTAGTGGAAGCCCTTCCCAAGTGGTTGGGGGAAGTGCCGCGCTGGGTGGAGAAGTACAGCAACTACGAGGGCATCATCTACGGCCTCATACTGGTACTCACCATGGTCTTCATGCCCTCGGGGATAACCAAGGGGCTGTCGGACATGATAAGTTACCGTCGCAGCCCCTTTGTCAATCCCTTCCGCAGGAGGGCGCTGGATTGA
- a CDS encoding zinc ribbon domain-containing protein encodes MICPHCGAENADNAEFCTLCLKRLEPVAGAVEGGGETSRPGGGYAAPGEWRPDVVSTAGRLRPAAKERIRHFRLRVIAYIAFAAALAAWLVLSLTVWGNPQPGHRAAQIMEALNAGEEERFVSLFLSSDAAGAERLFGEVSDYLGGGGSFRDLRFRVDQEDPYTARVFLEGGTIRFAGGEARAIDPSDGLVIRLENRGGKWLAAVGGTNLIP; translated from the coding sequence ATGATTTGTCCCCATTGCGGAGCCGAGAACGCGGACAACGCGGAGTTCTGCACCCTATGCCTCAAGCGCCTCGAACCAGTCGCTGGGGCGGTTGAGGGCGGGGGGGAGACCTCCCGGCCGGGGGGTGGGTATGCCGCCCCGGGGGAGTGGAGGCCGGACGTGGTCTCCACCGCAGGCAGGTTGCGCCCCGCGGCCAAGGAGAGGATAAGGCATTTTCGCCTGCGGGTGATCGCGTATATAGCCTTTGCCGCCGCCCTGGCGGCCTGGCTCGTCCTCAGCCTGACCGTGTGGGGCAATCCCCAGCCAGGGCATAGGGCGGCCCAGATAATGGAAGCCCTAAACGCTGGGGAGGAGGAGCGGTTCGTCTCCCTGTTCCTTTCCTCGGATGCCGCGGGAGCGGAAAGGTTGTTCGGGGAAGTATCCGACTACCTGGGAGGAGGGGGTTCCTTCCGGGACCTCAGGTTCCGCGTGGATCAGGAAGATCCCTACACGGCCAGAGTTTTTCTGGAGGGAGGCACCATACGCTTCGCTGGCGGGGAGGCGCGGGCCATCGATCCCTCCGATGGTCTTGTAATCCGCCTGGAGAACCGGGGTGGTAAGTGGCTGGCCGCCGTGGGGGGCACCAACCTCATCCCCTGA
- the hisI gene encoding phosphoribosyl-AMP cyclohydrolase has protein sequence MEVELPELKFDRDGLIPAIIQDHEKGEVLMLAYMDREALRRTLSSGRTWFWSRSRREYWCKGETSGHRQYVRRIRYDCDGDALLVEVLQVGPACHTGERSCFFREIQGARTDLSPESP, from the coding sequence ATGGAAGTTGAACTGCCGGAACTGAAGTTCGACCGGGATGGGCTTATACCCGCCATCATCCAGGACCACGAAAAGGGAGAGGTCCTTATGCTGGCCTACATGGACCGCGAAGCGCTGAGGCGCACCTTGAGCAGCGGGAGGACGTGGTTCTGGAGCCGGAGCCGCAGGGAGTACTGGTGCAAGGGGGAGACTTCCGGCCACCGCCAGTACGTGCGCAGGATCCGCTACGACTGCGACGGAGATGCCCTGCTGGTGGAGGTACTGCAGGTGGGACCGGCCTGTCACACCGGGGAGCGATCCTGTTTCTTCCGGGAGATCCAGGGCGCAAGGACGGACCTGTCCCCCGAATCACCTTGA
- the hisA gene encoding 1-(5-phosphoribosyl)-5-[(5-phosphoribosylamino)methylideneamino]imidazole-4-carboxamide isomerase: MRVFRIYPAVDIKGGRCVRLLRGELERETVFSDRPWEMALRWQDEGASFLHVVDLDGAVEGRPVNLESVEEILRRVNVPVQVGGGVRTIEDARLLLDMGAARVIMGTRVLADPLFLRAAAETLGERLVVSLDLRGGRVAVGGWTWELERPLADLVDELVSSGVRRVLHTDILRDGTLEGHAGSVPGELLGRGLGVIVAGGITSRRDLMRLKELAALGVEGAVVGRALYEGTVSLAEILDLEE; the protein is encoded by the coding sequence GTGAGGGTGTTCCGTATCTATCCCGCGGTGGATATCAAGGGCGGAAGGTGCGTGCGCCTGCTGCGGGGAGAACTCGAGAGGGAGACCGTCTTCTCCGACCGGCCCTGGGAGATGGCCTTGAGGTGGCAGGATGAAGGAGCCTCCTTCCTGCATGTGGTGGACCTGGACGGGGCCGTCGAGGGCCGCCCGGTCAACCTGGAGAGTGTCGAGGAAATACTGCGGAGGGTCAACGTTCCCGTGCAGGTGGGAGGTGGGGTGCGCACCATCGAGGATGCCCGTTTGCTGCTGGATATGGGGGCGGCTCGGGTAATTATGGGAACCCGCGTCCTAGCGGACCCCCTTTTTCTTCGCGCCGCGGCTGAAACCCTGGGGGAGAGACTGGTAGTCAGCCTGGATCTCCGAGGGGGTAGAGTGGCGGTGGGGGGCTGGACCTGGGAGCTGGAACGTCCTCTTGCCGACCTGGTGGATGAACTGGTGAGTTCCGGCGTGAGGAGGGTACTGCACACGGACATCCTGAGGGACGGGACCCTCGAGGGTCATGCCGGGAGCGTGCCCGGGGAATTGCTGGGCCGGGGACTCGGGGTCATCGTCGCGGGAGGGATAACCAGTCGCCGGGACCTTATGCGCCTGAAGGAGCTCGCGGCGCTCGGAGTGGAGGGAGCGGTGGTGGGCCGGGCCCTTTACGAGGGGACCGTTTCCCTGGCGGAGATCCTGGACCTCGAGGAGTGA
- a CDS encoding branched-chain amino acid ABC transporter permease: MLDFLRNCPQYLANGLANGCLYVLVAMGFNIIYNSTGIINFAQGEFSMFGGLFAYALAVSAGLPLPLAALLAVLATAAVGGIMERAMIYPLRRAGVLTAIIATVGASIFFKSLGRVFWPSEAYKVPEFTPGTFRLPGATVSRQFLWVIGLTVICVALVYVFFSRTRAGKAMRACSVNRQAATLVGINVSRMSLYSFILAAALGGAAGLISAPFASYGMGLEMGVKGFTASVVGGLGNTFGAVVGGLVLGLLEELIPGFLTVVLGVSTGYKGAVAAIILIAVLLFRPQGLLGRGMVEKV, from the coding sequence ATGCTGGATTTCTTGAGGAATTGCCCCCAATACCTGGCCAACGGACTGGCCAATGGATGCCTATACGTCCTGGTGGCCATGGGCTTCAACATCATCTACAACTCCACCGGGATAATCAACTTCGCCCAGGGGGAATTCTCCATGTTTGGGGGACTTTTCGCCTACGCGCTGGCGGTCTCCGCCGGCCTCCCCCTGCCCCTGGCCGCTTTGTTGGCCGTGCTGGCGACGGCCGCCGTCGGAGGGATCATGGAAAGAGCCATGATCTATCCCCTGCGGAGGGCCGGGGTGCTTACCGCCATCATCGCCACCGTGGGGGCTTCCATATTCTTCAAGTCCCTGGGGAGGGTGTTCTGGCCCAGCGAGGCCTACAAGGTCCCCGAGTTCACCCCCGGCACCTTCCGCCTTCCCGGGGCCACCGTGTCCAGGCAGTTCCTTTGGGTGATAGGGCTTACGGTCATCTGCGTGGCGCTGGTCTACGTCTTCTTCAGCCGCACCAGGGCGGGGAAGGCCATGCGGGCCTGTTCGGTGAACCGGCAGGCGGCCACCCTGGTAGGGATCAACGTGTCCCGCATGTCCCTGTACTCCTTCATCCTGGCCGCGGCCCTGGGCGGAGCGGCGGGGCTGATAAGCGCCCCGTTCGCCAGTTACGGCATGGGGCTGGAGATGGGGGTCAAGGGTTTCACCGCCTCGGTGGTCGGGGGGTTGGGGAACACCTTCGGGGCCGTGGTGGGAGGGCTGGTGCTGGGGCTCCTGGAGGAGCTCATCCCCGGCTTTCTCACCGTGGTGCTGGGTGTTTCCACCGGCTACAAGGGCGCGGTGGCGGCGATAATACTCATCGCCGTCCTCCTCTTCCGGCCGCAGGGACTTCTGGGCAGGGGAATGGTGGAAAAGGTATGA
- a CDS encoding ABC transporter ATP-binding protein, which produces MLEINNLSAFYGNIEALRAVDLWVRAGRITTIIGANGAGKTTLLRAISGLVPTRYGEIRYVGTNISNLEPHRIVRMGISHVPEGRQVFSTMTVEENLYLGAYLRSGRRRSREVMEDMEFVCRLFPALEARLGQVAGTLSGGEQQMLAIGRALMARPRLLLLDEPSMGLAPMVIRDIFSCLKRLNQEGLTILLVEQDAMIALSISDYAYVMRAGKIRLEGEASELLGREEIIHLYLGEEEAIGG; this is translated from the coding sequence TTGCTGGAGATAAACAACCTTTCCGCCTTCTACGGGAACATAGAGGCCCTGCGGGCCGTGGATCTTTGGGTGCGGGCGGGCAGGATAACCACCATCATCGGCGCCAACGGGGCGGGAAAGACCACCCTGTTGCGGGCCATATCCGGGCTGGTTCCCACACGCTACGGCGAGATAAGGTACGTGGGTACCAACATCTCCAACCTGGAGCCCCACCGCATCGTGCGCATGGGCATATCCCACGTGCCGGAAGGGCGACAGGTCTTTTCCACCATGACCGTAGAGGAAAACCTGTACCTGGGGGCCTACCTGCGCTCGGGCCGAAGGCGTTCCCGCGAAGTGATGGAGGACATGGAGTTCGTATGCCGCCTCTTCCCCGCGCTGGAGGCCAGGCTGGGACAGGTCGCGGGCACCCTCTCCGGGGGCGAACAGCAGATGCTGGCCATCGGGAGGGCGCTGATGGCCAGGCCGCGGCTCCTTCTCCTGGACGAGCCCAGCATGGGCCTGGCCCCCATGGTCATCAGGGACATCTTCTCCTGCCTGAAAAGGCTTAACCAGGAGGGCCTCACCATCCTCCTCGTGGAGCAGGACGCCATGATAGCCCTGAGCATCTCCGATTACGCTTACGTCATGCGCGCGGGCAAGATACGCCTCGAGGGCGAGGCCTCCGAGCTCCTGGGTCGGGAGGAGATAATCCACCTCTACCTGGGGGAGGAGGAGGCCATCGGCGGATAA
- a CDS encoding ABC transporter substrate-binding protein has translation MSKVKPLLVLLAVAVLAGSLLALSGCGGEEGTTTKKPIKIGVVLSESGANEPLGKPERNAIELFVERLNANGGIKGHPVEVIIKDDQSDSNKAQQAVIELLEQEDVVAVIGSSGTGPTLAMKQETSKRQVPQVCMAAGANIMEGDITWIFRTPPTATEAGKKALEYISDVLKVKRVALLYDTNAFGTDGKNVVEKEAASFGLEVVASEGYQTNDTEETMDTHLTNVMTAAPEVILVWGTNPGPAIIAKRMRDKGINLPYVGSHGIANQQFIQLAGEAANGVVFPAGKMLIYEKVLEPGSPEYEFIKDFDEAYREKYGQPINTFAGHGWDAILIITEALKRVGPDATPEELRDEIERTEGLVGTAGIFNYSPQDHNGLSPDDLVMVEIVNSQWEPAER, from the coding sequence TTGTCGAAGGTAAAGCCGCTGTTGGTCCTGTTGGCGGTCGCCGTCCTGGCGGGGTCCCTGCTGGCCTTGTCGGGTTGCGGCGGCGAGGAGGGCACCACGACCAAGAAACCCATCAAGATCGGGGTGGTGCTCTCCGAGAGCGGGGCCAACGAACCGCTGGGCAAGCCGGAACGCAACGCCATCGAGCTCTTCGTGGAGAGGCTGAACGCCAATGGGGGGATTAAAGGTCATCCCGTGGAAGTGATCATCAAGGACGACCAGAGCGATTCCAACAAGGCGCAGCAGGCGGTCATCGAGCTCCTGGAGCAGGAGGACGTGGTGGCGGTCATCGGATCCAGCGGAACGGGTCCCACCCTGGCCATGAAGCAGGAGACCAGCAAGAGGCAGGTCCCGCAGGTGTGCATGGCCGCCGGGGCCAACATCATGGAGGGCGATATCACCTGGATATTCCGCACCCCGCCCACCGCCACCGAGGCGGGAAAGAAGGCCCTCGAATACATCAGCGACGTGCTCAAGGTGAAGAGGGTAGCCCTTCTCTACGACACCAACGCCTTCGGGACCGACGGCAAGAACGTGGTGGAGAAGGAAGCCGCCTCCTTCGGGCTGGAGGTGGTGGCCTCAGAGGGGTACCAGACCAACGACACGGAAGAGACCATGGACACCCACCTGACCAACGTTATGACCGCGGCGCCCGAGGTAATCCTGGTCTGGGGGACCAACCCGGGGCCGGCCATCATCGCCAAGCGCATGCGGGACAAGGGCATAAACCTTCCCTACGTCGGCAGTCACGGTATTGCCAACCAGCAGTTCATCCAGCTGGCGGGCGAGGCGGCCAACGGGGTGGTCTTCCCGGCAGGCAAGATGCTCATCTACGAAAAGGTACTCGAGCCCGGCTCCCCGGAGTACGAGTTCATCAAGGACTTCGACGAGGCCTACCGGGAAAAGTACGGACAACCCATCAACACCTTCGCCGGGCACGGTTGGGATGCCATACTGATCATCACCGAGGCCCTGAAGAGGGTGGGGCCTGACGCCACGCCAGAGGAGCTGCGCGACGAGATCGAGAGGACTGAGGGACTGGTGGGGACGGCGGGCATATTCAACTACTCCCCCCAGGACCACAACGGCCTCTCGCCGGATGACCTGGTGATGGTCGAGATCGTGAACTCCCAGTGGGAGCCGGCCGAGCGGTAA
- the hisB gene encoding imidazoleglycerol-phosphate dehydratase HisB codes for MRERSSKVERKTGETEVSVNLRLDGEGEVTVSTGIGFFDHMLTLFAYHACFDLALQARGDLEVDQHHTVEDVGLCLGAAIREALGDKEGIRRYGWALLPMDEALCLTALDISGRPHLSYGVELPVKLVSDFDPTCVREFLQALVNQGGFTLHVRGMAGENPHHILEAVFKGLGRALRDAVARDTNGRVPSTKGVL; via the coding sequence ATGAGGGAACGCAGCTCCAAGGTGGAGAGGAAGACCGGCGAGACCGAAGTCAGCGTGAACCTCCGCCTGGACGGCGAGGGGGAGGTCACGGTCTCCACGGGGATAGGTTTTTTCGACCACATGCTGACCCTTTTCGCCTACCACGCGTGTTTTGACCTCGCCCTCCAGGCGCGGGGCGACCTGGAGGTGGACCAGCATCACACGGTGGAGGACGTAGGGCTGTGCCTGGGGGCGGCTATCCGCGAGGCCCTCGGGGACAAGGAGGGCATTCGGAGGTACGGATGGGCCCTGCTTCCCATGGATGAGGCCCTCTGCCTGACGGCGTTGGACATCAGCGGGAGACCTCACCTGAGCTACGGGGTGGAGCTCCCCGTGAAGCTCGTGTCGGACTTCGATCCCACCTGCGTCCGGGAGTTCCTCCAGGCCCTGGTGAACCAGGGCGGTTTCACCCTCCACGTGCGGGGGATGGCCGGGGAGAACCCCCACCACATTCTGGAGGCGGTTTTCAAGGGCCTGGGCAGGGCTTTGCGGGACGCCGTGGCCCGGGATACGAACGGAAGAGTCCCCTCCACCAAGGGAGTCCTCTGA